The Oryzias latipes chromosome 1, ASM223467v1 genome contains a region encoding:
- the baiap2l2 gene encoding brain-specific angiogenesis inhibitor 1-associated protein 2-like protein 2 has translation MSGITSDQLHKSTLNVYSNLMEHFNPGLEKLVALGNSYVRAFQALAVCSEAYFSAVAKMGDQALHTLSSRSLGDVLIQISETQRRLTAEMEGVFQWFQVEVLQAMEKNVKLDEEYIDGSRKVYEMEVRNQAETLEKQLRRGTFRDSLENSEYMLYLRQSQQEILKEEQRRYRFLAEKHCGLTQSLLFLINKTGVSLQQKADGWKEKVNESKDTTSQTSTHLDQEAQLRGSVTSLLQTVAREEDMSWARREQQALGRVPSRAPSPLPSRSRSSSVGESLGLSAGRTMRAVVSHPSSSNPKLLPFNRGESIIVLVQEPRNGWLYGRTESTLRQGWFPAAYVAPIEDFTNSLVTSGSVRSYSMNSLLDSEHSEAKSYGDVPVPAPASRRASVDVRTISPLPDKKLEAQMETKPPPPPPPPPPPFSQNLRRGSADFRSVSPLPDRRSDATLDAQKLSPMGAAENPLFPRGTNPFATVKLRPTSTNDRSAPHIH, from the exons ATGTCAGGAATCACCAGTGACCAGCTGCACAAATCAACGTTGAATGTTTACTCA AATCTCATGGAGCACTTCAACCCAGGTCTCGAGAAACTTGTTGCTCTTGGAAACAGCTATGTTCGAGCTTTTCAAG CCTTAGCTGTGTGCAGTGAGGCCTACTTCAGTGCTGTGGCAAAGATGGGTGACCAGGCGCTCCACACACTGTCATCACGCTCGCTCG GAGACGTCCTGATCCAGATCTCGGAAACACAGAGACGACTCACTGCAGAAATGGAGGGAGTG tTCCAGTGGTTTCAGGTTGAGGTGTTGCAAGCAATGGAGAAGAATGTCAAGCTGGATGAAGAATACATTGAT GGAAGTCGCAAAGTGTATGAGATGGAGGTGAGGAACCAGGCCGAGACTTTGGAGAAACAACTCAGACGTGGAACGTTCAGGGATTCTTTg GAGAACAGTGAATACATGTTGTACCTACGGCAAAGCCAGCAGGAGatcctgaaggaggagcagaggaggtaTCGCTTCTTGGCAGAGAAGCACTGTGGACTCACTCAGTCACTTCTGTTCCTCATTAATAAG actgGTGTGTCCCTCCAGCAAAAAGCTGATGGATGGAAGGAGAAAGTAAATGAGAGCAAGGACACTACCTCTCAGACATCCACCCATTTGGATCAAGAAGCCCAG CTCAGAGGTTCAGTGACATCTCTGCTCCAGACAGTTGCCAGAGAGGAGGACATGTCCTGGGCTAGGAGGGAGCAGCAGGCGCTGGGAAGAGTGCCATCTAGAG CACCATCTCCTCTCCCCAGCCGCTCTCGGTCCAGCTCGGTTGGAGAATCTCTGGGCCTTTCAGCGGGTAGAACCATGAGGGCTGTGGTGTCTCACCCATCCTCTTCCAATCCAAAGCTCTTACCTTTCAACAGGGGAGAAAGCATCATTGTGTTGGTACAGGAGCCACGTAACGGCTGGCTGTACGGGCGCACTGAAAGTACCCTGCG GCAGGGTTGGTTCCCTGCTGCATATGTGGCTCCAATTGAGGATTTCACCAACAGTCTAGTTACCAG CGGTTCTGTCAGGAGCTACAGCATGAACAGTCTGCTGGACTCTGAGCACTCAGAGGCCAAGAGTTATGGAGATGTCCCAGTCCCGGCACCAGCCAGCCGCAGAGCCTCTGTGGACGTCCGAACCATCTCTCCCCTTCCTGACAAGAAGCTGGAAGCGCAGATGGAGACCAAgcctccacctccaccccctcctccaccccctCCATTTAGTCAGAACCTCCGAAGGGGCTCAGCAGATTTCCGATCAGTCTCTCCTCTGCCTGATAGGAGGAGCGACGCTACATTGGATGCTCAG aaatTGTCACCTATGGGAGCAGCTGAAAACCCTCTTTTTCCAAG GGGCACCAACCCGTTTGCCACAGTAAAGCTTCGTCCCACATCAACCAATGACAGATCTGCTCCTCATATTCACTGA
- the LOC101161860 gene encoding parvalbumin-7 isoform X1: protein MTGRMVMTDLLKPEEIKKALDAFAAETFDPKKFFEMIGMRAMTAENVKKVFQVLDVDASGYIEEDELKFVLKGFSKDGRDLTDAETKAFLQAADKDGDGKIGIDEFEALVHE, encoded by the exons GCAGAATGGTAATGACAGATCTGCTAAAGCCTGAGGAGATCAAGAAAGCTCTTGATGCCTTTGCAG CAGAGACATTCGACCCCAAAAAGTTCTTTGAAATGATTGGGATGAGGGCCATGACTGCAGAAAATGTCAAGAAGGTCTTCCAGGTTTTGGATGTGGACGCGAGTGGATACATAGAGGAGGATGAGCTCAA gtttgtCCTAAAGGGCTTTTCTAAGGATGGCAGAGATCTGACTGATGCAGAGACAAAAGCATTCCTCCAAGCTGCAGACAAAGATGGAGATGGAAAGATCGGCATTGACG AGTTCGAGGCTTTGGTGCACGAGTAA
- the LOC101161860 gene encoding parvalbumin-7 isoform X2 — protein sequence MVMTDLLKPEEIKKALDAFAAETFDPKKFFEMIGMRAMTAENVKKVFQVLDVDASGYIEEDELKFVLKGFSKDGRDLTDAETKAFLQAADKDGDGKIGIDEFEALVHE from the exons ATGGTAATGACAGATCTGCTAAAGCCTGAGGAGATCAAGAAAGCTCTTGATGCCTTTGCAG CAGAGACATTCGACCCCAAAAAGTTCTTTGAAATGATTGGGATGAGGGCCATGACTGCAGAAAATGTCAAGAAGGTCTTCCAGGTTTTGGATGTGGACGCGAGTGGATACATAGAGGAGGATGAGCTCAA gtttgtCCTAAAGGGCTTTTCTAAGGATGGCAGAGATCTGACTGATGCAGAGACAAAAGCATTCCTCCAAGCTGCAGACAAAGATGGAGATGGAAAGATCGGCATTGACG AGTTCGAGGCTTTGGTGCACGAGTAA